A stretch of the Sesamum indicum cultivar Zhongzhi No. 13 unplaced genomic scaffold, S_indicum_v1.0 scaffold00186, whole genome shotgun sequence genome encodes the following:
- the LOC105179659 gene encoding NADH dehydrogenase [ubiquinone] iron-sulfur protein 4, mitochondrial-like — protein MASSLQRLASNSGKAYRSALAPLSRAFSTQDSLVEIKPGEIGMVSGIPQEHLRRRVLIFSPARTATQQGSGKVGRWKINFMSTQKWENPLMGWTSTGDPYANVGDSALSFDTQEAAIAFAERHGWEYTVKKHQTPLLKVKSYADNFKWKGPPKAEAN, from the exons ATGGCGAGCTCTCTGCAACGGCTGGCAAGTAATTCCGGCAAGGCTTACCGATCGGCTTTGGCTCCACTTTCGAGAGCATTCTCCACGCAGGATTCATTAGTTGAAATAAAACCCGGAGAGATCGGTATGGTTTCCGGCATCCCACAAGAGCACCTCCGCCGAAGG GTCCTGATTTTCTCACCTGCTCGAACTGCTACCCAACAAGGATCCGGGAAGGTCGGGAGatggaaaattaatttcatgtcCACACAGAA ATGGGAAAATCCGCTAATGGGTTGGACATCCACTGGAGACCCATATGCAAATGTTGGTGATTCTGCATTAAGTTTTGACACTCAAGAAGCTGCAATAGCTTTTGCCGAGAGACATGGTTGGGAATATACG GTGAAGAAGCACCAGACTCCATTATTGAAG GTGAAGTCGTATGCGGACAACTTCAAATGGAAGGGCCCTCCAAAGGCAGAGGCGAATTAA